The following proteins are co-located in the Bradyrhizobium sp. AZCC 2176 genome:
- a CDS encoding Gfo/Idh/MocA family protein: MNTGALRVGCVGMGWWSDVLADAIQRSGKLEILSCYARSAEKRRNFAAKYRCRPAASYEAMLTDPEIEAIINTTPNDVHLATTSAAAAAGKHVFLDKPIANSVSDGRAITEACRSAGVVLALGYQRRRESHFRWIRQQIDDGLFGRLVTSWRYQAAGMPGGVMLQIGIHYIDVLEYLIGPIHAVRGQSAQLVLPGDNPDVASLILEHENGALSALNASYASASEYYLMNVYGKDATAYYDLHNGLRLLKRGETTPVAVPCAANDTVVEELEEFAAAVRRQGRHEVGGEYATRSLAVVRAGILSAREGRRVEVAEILESDRN; this comes from the coding sequence GTGAATACTGGTGCTCTACGTGTAGGGTGCGTCGGGATGGGATGGTGGTCCGATGTGCTGGCCGACGCCATCCAGCGCTCGGGCAAGCTCGAGATTCTTAGTTGCTACGCCCGCTCTGCAGAAAAGCGCCGAAACTTCGCGGCCAAATATCGCTGCCGGCCGGCCGCGAGCTACGAGGCGATGCTGACCGATCCCGAGATCGAAGCGATCATCAACACGACGCCGAACGATGTGCATCTGGCGACCACAAGCGCCGCCGCTGCCGCGGGCAAACATGTCTTCCTCGACAAGCCGATCGCCAACAGCGTCTCCGACGGCCGCGCCATCACGGAGGCCTGCCGCAGCGCCGGCGTGGTGCTGGCGCTTGGCTATCAGCGGCGGCGCGAGAGCCACTTCCGCTGGATCAGGCAGCAGATCGATGACGGCCTGTTCGGCAGGCTCGTTACGTCGTGGCGCTACCAGGCCGCCGGCATGCCCGGCGGCGTGATGCTGCAGATCGGCATCCACTACATCGATGTCCTGGAATATTTGATCGGGCCGATCCATGCGGTGCGCGGACAATCGGCGCAACTGGTGCTGCCAGGCGACAATCCGGATGTCGCGAGCCTGATCCTCGAACACGAGAACGGCGCGCTCTCCGCACTGAACGCGAGCTACGCCTCGGCGTCCGAATATTATCTGATGAACGTCTACGGCAAGGACGCTACCGCCTACTACGATTTGCACAACGGGCTTCGCCTGCTCAAGCGCGGCGAGACCACGCCGGTGGCGGTGCCGTGTGCTGCGAACGACACCGTAGTCGAGGAGCTCGAGGAGTTCGCGGCAGCAGTTCGCCGGCAGGGCCGGCACGAAGTTGGCGGCGAGTACGCGACCAGATCGCTCGCGGTGGTGCGCGCCGGCATTCTCTCGGCGCGCGAGGGACGCCGGGTCGAGGTCGCGGAGATATTGGAGAGTGACCGGAACTAA
- a CDS encoding tripartite tricarboxylate transporter substrate-binding protein, with protein MPAPAQDYPSRPVTVIVPFPPGGASDVVARIVTNQMSKTLGQSFVIENVSGAGGTVGGARVAAAAPDGYTLLAAAMGSHVAAPVLTPNVKYDPLTDFVPIGITAHSPAVVIARKDFPAHDLKEFVAVLRQQGGAVRQAHGGIGASSHMACLLFTAEIGAKPTLVAYRGSGPALNDLVGGHVDFLCEQSVSVAESALAGSVKAYAVSAAERLATLPDVPTAREAGVNYEMSVWAGLFAPKGAAPAVITRLADALDKALDEPPVRERLAQLGGAIPAKAERSPAAFDRFVRAEIARWAPILAATRAEK; from the coding sequence GTGCCGGCGCCCGCGCAGGACTATCCCTCCAGGCCGGTCACTGTGATCGTGCCGTTCCCTCCAGGGGGCGCCAGCGATGTGGTGGCGCGCATCGTCACCAACCAGATGTCCAAAACCCTCGGGCAATCCTTCGTCATCGAGAATGTCAGCGGCGCCGGTGGCACGGTCGGCGGCGCGCGCGTGGCGGCCGCCGCACCCGACGGCTACACGTTGCTTGCGGCGGCCATGGGCTCGCATGTGGCTGCCCCGGTGCTCACGCCGAATGTCAAATACGATCCGCTCACGGACTTCGTGCCGATCGGCATCACCGCCCATTCACCGGCGGTCGTCATCGCGCGAAAGGATTTCCCGGCACATGATTTGAAGGAATTCGTTGCGGTCCTCCGGCAACAGGGCGGCGCCGTGCGACAGGCGCATGGCGGCATCGGCGCGTCCTCGCACATGGCGTGCCTGCTGTTCACTGCGGAGATCGGCGCGAAGCCCACGCTCGTGGCCTATCGCGGCTCAGGCCCGGCGCTGAATGATCTGGTGGGAGGCCACGTCGACTTTCTCTGCGAGCAGTCGGTCAGCGTGGCGGAGTCGGCTCTCGCGGGCTCGGTCAAGGCCTACGCGGTCTCCGCCGCAGAGCGCCTGGCCACGCTGCCTGACGTGCCGACTGCCAGGGAGGCGGGGGTAAACTATGAAATGAGCGTCTGGGCCGGGCTGTTTGCGCCCAAGGGGGCCGCGCCCGCGGTGATCACGAGGCTTGCAGACGCCCTCGACAAGGCACTGGATGAGCCTCCCGTCCGCGAGAGACTGGCTCAGCTCGGCGGCGCGATACCCGCCAAGGCCGAGCGCAGCCCGGCTGCATTCGACCGCTTTGTCCGCGCCGAAATCGCGCGCTGGGCGCCGATTCTCGCTGCGACCCGCGCGGAGAAATAA
- a CDS encoding phosphatase PAP2-related protein, whose product MEETIRLYRTLLGNRAYLRSLAEGAAFLAASTIAIFAAVSYATVHASNYVTDFVLSRVGPFNVRFLFIYGTFTAFVITASLLAWRPNRVPFALKAMALFLLVRAVFVALTHMAPSPIDPQKPAPFFNSIFYGSDLFFSGHTGLPFLAALTFWHIARWRLFYLALTAFFGTVVLLGHYHYSIDVLAALFITHGVFQISCWLFGRDYALFRSSENQAAPRPKRAGRKTLVPADAGQGRAPKPFVLHIVGDESMPGGQSKTDLNHPNG is encoded by the coding sequence ATGGAAGAAACCATACGGCTCTACCGAACGCTGCTGGGCAATCGCGCGTATCTGCGCTCGCTGGCCGAGGGCGCAGCTTTCCTCGCCGCCAGCACCATCGCGATATTTGCCGCAGTCAGCTATGCCACGGTCCACGCCAGCAATTACGTCACCGATTTTGTGCTGAGCCGCGTTGGCCCCTTCAACGTGCGCTTTCTCTTCATTTACGGGACGTTCACAGCGTTCGTGATTACGGCGAGCCTGCTGGCCTGGCGGCCGAACCGGGTGCCATTCGCGCTCAAGGCCATGGCGCTGTTTCTGCTGGTCCGCGCCGTGTTCGTGGCGCTCACCCACATGGCGCCATCGCCTATCGATCCGCAGAAGCCGGCGCCGTTCTTCAACTCGATCTTTTATGGCAGCGATCTATTTTTCTCTGGCCACACAGGCCTGCCGTTTCTCGCAGCGCTGACCTTCTGGCACATCGCGCGGTGGCGATTGTTCTATCTCGCGCTGACTGCCTTCTTCGGCACAGTCGTGCTGCTCGGCCACTATCATTATTCAATCGATGTGCTGGCCGCACTGTTCATCACCCATGGCGTCTTCCAAATTTCGTGCTGGCTATTTGGCCGCGACTACGCGCTATTTCGGTCCTCCGAAAATCAGGCTGCACCACGGCCCAAGCGGGCAGGCCGAAAGACATTGGTCCCGGCCGATGCCGGACAAGGGCGCGCGCCTAAACCGTTTGTGCTGCACATCGTCGGCGATGAATCGATGCCGGGCGGTCAATCCAAGACCGATCTGAATCATCCGAACGGCTAG
- a CDS encoding MOSC domain-containing protein, which yields MSATALPARIAGIYRYPVKGLTPEQLGRADLSPGQTLLADRRYAIENGPSGFDPAAPKWLPKPHFLMLMRDEWLAGLRTQFDDSSNVLSINHNGRIVAQGNLATPEGRRTIENFFATTFAGQIKGPPKVLESSGHSFSDVARKVVSIINLASVRAIEDIVGAPVHPLRFRANLYVEGWPAWHEFDLLDRTLAIGDVRLKVVKRIVRCAAINVDPDTAQRDLAIPQALQRRLSHADCGIYAEVITGGTISADDTIAAEEPELL from the coding sequence ATGTCTGCCACCGCCCTTCCCGCCCGGATTGCCGGAATCTACCGCTACCCCGTCAAAGGCCTGACCCCGGAGCAGCTCGGCCGCGCCGACCTTAGTCCCGGCCAGACCCTTTTGGCCGACCGCCGCTACGCCATCGAGAACGGCCCCTCCGGTTTCGACCCGGCCGCGCCGAAATGGCTGCCGAAACCGCACTTCCTGATGCTGATGCGGGACGAATGGCTGGCCGGCCTGCGCACCCAGTTCGACGATTCGAGCAACGTCCTCTCGATTAACCACAACGGCCGGATCGTGGCTCAGGGCAATCTGGCAACGCCGGAGGGCCGGCGGACAATCGAGAACTTCTTCGCCACCACCTTTGCGGGCCAGATCAAGGGCCCGCCCAAAGTGCTGGAGAGCTCCGGCCACAGTTTTTCGGACGTCGCCCGCAAAGTCGTTTCCATCATCAATCTCGCCAGCGTCCGCGCCATCGAGGACATCGTCGGCGCACCGGTCCATCCGCTGCGCTTCCGCGCCAACCTCTATGTCGAGGGCTGGCCGGCCTGGCACGAATTCGATTTGCTCGACCGAACGCTCGCCATTGGCGATGTGCGCCTGAAGGTAGTGAAACGCATCGTCCGCTGCGCCGCCATCAATGTCGATCCGGATACGGCCCAGCGCGACCTCGCCATCCCGCAGGCGCTGCAGCGCCGGCTCTCTCACGCCGATTGCGGGATCTATGCCGAGGTGATCACGGGCGGCACGATTAGTGCCGACGATACGATCGCGGCGGAAGAGCCGGAGTTGTTGTGA
- the clpB gene encoding ATP-dependent chaperone ClpB, which yields MNIEKYTERARGFIQSAQSLAMRDGHQQFSSLHMLKVLLDDSEGLAGGLIDRAGGSSRAILKATEDALKKLPKVSGSGAGQIYLAPDMARAFDAAEKAAEKAGDSFVTVERLLLGLTLEKNGEAGSILGKGGVTPQNLNAAIETLRKGRSADSATAENAYDALKKYARDLTQAARDGKLDPVIGRDEEIRRTIQVLSRRTKNNPVLIGEPGVGKTAIVEGLALRILNGDVPESLKDKKLLSLDMGALIAGAKYRGEFEERLKAVLQEVTAAEGSIILFIDEMHTLVGAGKADGAMDASNLLKPALARGELHCIGATTLDEFRKHVEKDAALARRFQPVFVSEPTVEDTISILRGLKDKYEQHHGVRIADSALVAATTLSNRYITDRFLPDKAIDLMDEASARLKMQVDSKPEELDLMDREIIRLKIEQEALKKETDAGSKTRLQTLEKELAELEKQSADLTSRWSAEKNKLSNAQKLKSELDTLRIELANAQRRGEFQRAGELAYGRIPELEKQLAEIEAKEDVGEMMEEAVTANHIAQVVSRWTGVPVDKMLEGERDKLLKMEDQLGKRVIGQAEAVRAVATAVRRSRAGLQDPNRPMGSFMFLGPTGVGKTELTKALAEYLFNDETAMVRLDMSEYMEKHSVSRLIGAPPGYVGYDEGGALTEAVRRRPYQVVLFDEIEKAHPDVFNVLLQVLDDGRLTDGQGRTVDFRNTLIIMTSNLGSEFLVNQPEGEDTSAVREQVMGMVRVHFRPEFLNRVDEIILFHRLQKSEMGRIVEIQFARLQRLLEDRKITLTLDAAARDWLAAKGWDPAYGARPLKRVIQRNLQDPLAEMILAGEIADGDRVVISSEGNVLTFNGKVAQTAEIAQFEAPVPKRKLN from the coding sequence ATGAATATTGAAAAGTACACTGAGCGGGCGCGCGGCTTCATCCAGTCCGCGCAATCGCTTGCCATGCGCGACGGACATCAGCAGTTCTCGTCGCTGCACATGCTCAAAGTGCTGCTGGACGACAGCGAGGGGCTGGCCGGCGGTCTGATCGACCGCGCCGGCGGTAGCTCCCGCGCGATCCTCAAGGCCACCGAGGATGCGCTGAAGAAGCTGCCGAAAGTCTCGGGCAGCGGCGCCGGGCAGATCTATCTTGCCCCCGATATGGCGCGCGCCTTCGATGCGGCGGAAAAGGCCGCCGAAAAGGCCGGCGACAGCTTTGTCACGGTCGAGCGCTTGCTGCTGGGCCTGACGCTGGAGAAGAACGGCGAGGCCGGCAGCATTCTCGGCAAGGGCGGCGTCACGCCCCAAAACCTCAACGCGGCGATCGAAACGCTGCGCAAGGGCCGCAGCGCGGACAGCGCCACGGCCGAAAATGCCTATGACGCGCTGAAGAAATATGCCCGCGACCTGACGCAGGCCGCGCGCGACGGCAAGCTCGATCCCGTGATCGGCCGCGACGAGGAGATTCGCCGCACCATCCAGGTGCTGTCCCGCCGCACCAAGAACAACCCCGTGCTGATCGGCGAACCCGGCGTCGGCAAGACCGCGATCGTCGAGGGGCTGGCGCTGCGCATCCTCAACGGCGACGTGCCGGAGAGCCTGAAGGACAAGAAGCTGCTGTCGCTCGACATGGGCGCGCTGATTGCGGGCGCGAAATACCGCGGCGAATTCGAGGAGCGGCTGAAGGCCGTGCTGCAGGAAGTCACCGCGGCCGAGGGCTCGATCATCCTGTTCATCGACGAGATGCACACCCTGGTCGGCGCCGGCAAGGCGGACGGCGCGATGGACGCGTCCAACCTGTTGAAGCCTGCGCTGGCGCGCGGCGAGCTGCACTGCATCGGCGCCACCACGCTCGACGAATTCCGCAAGCATGTCGAGAAGGACGCCGCGCTGGCGCGCCGGTTCCAGCCGGTGTTCGTCTCCGAGCCGACGGTCGAGGACACCATCTCGATCCTGCGCGGCCTGAAGGACAAATACGAGCAGCACCACGGCGTTCGCATCGCCGATTCCGCATTGGTGGCGGCGACCACGCTGTCGAACCGCTACATCACGGACCGTTTCCTGCCCGACAAGGCCATCGACCTGATGGACGAGGCGTCGGCGCGGCTGAAGATGCAGGTCGATTCCAAGCCGGAAGAACTCGATCTGATGGACCGGGAAATCATCCGGCTGAAGATCGAGCAGGAGGCGCTGAAAAAGGAAACCGATGCCGGCTCGAAAACCCGCCTGCAGACGCTGGAGAAGGAGCTGGCCGAGCTCGAAAAGCAGTCCGCCGACCTGACCTCGCGCTGGAGTGCGGAGAAGAACAAGCTTTCCAATGCGCAGAAGCTGAAGAGCGAACTCGATACCTTGCGCATCGAACTCGCCAACGCGCAGCGCCGCGGCGAATTCCAGCGCGCGGGCGAACTTGCCTATGGCCGGATTCCCGAGCTCGAAAAGCAGCTCGCCGAGATCGAGGCCAAGGAGGACGTCGGCGAGATGATGGAGGAGGCGGTGACCGCCAACCACATCGCGCAGGTGGTGTCGCGCTGGACCGGCGTTCCCGTCGACAAGATGCTGGAAGGCGAACGGGACAAGCTCCTGAAGATGGAGGACCAGCTCGGCAAGCGTGTGATCGGCCAGGCCGAAGCCGTGCGCGCGGTGGCAACCGCCGTGCGCCGTTCGCGGGCGGGCCTGCAGGATCCGAACCGACCGATGGGGTCGTTCATGTTCTTGGGGCCGACCGGCGTCGGCAAGACCGAGCTGACCAAAGCGCTCGCCGAATATCTGTTCAACGACGAGACCGCGATGGTCCGCCTCGACATGTCCGAATACATGGAAAAGCACTCGGTGTCGCGGCTGATCGGCGCGCCTCCCGGCTATGTCGGCTATGACGAAGGCGGCGCGCTCACCGAAGCGGTGCGGCGCAGGCCCTATCAGGTGGTGCTGTTCGACGAGATCGAAAAGGCGCATCCGGATGTCTTCAACGTGCTGCTGCAGGTGCTCGACGATGGCCGTCTGACCGATGGCCAGGGCCGCACCGTCGACTTCCGCAACACGCTGATCATCATGACCTCGAACCTCGGTTCGGAATTTTTGGTCAACCAGCCGGAAGGCGAGGATACGTCAGCGGTGCGCGAGCAGGTGATGGGGATGGTGCGGGTACATTTCCGGCCCGAATTCCTCAACCGCGTCGACGAGATCATCCTGTTCCACCGCTTGCAGAAGAGCGAGATGGGGAGAATCGTCGAGATCCAGTTCGCGCGGCTGCAGAGGCTGCTCGAGGATCGCAAGATCACGCTGACGCTGGATGCGGCGGCGCGCGACTGGCTGGCCGCCAAGGGCTGGGATCCCGCCTATGGCGCAAGGCCCCTGAAGCGGGTGATCCAGCGCAACCTGCAGGACCCGCTGGCCGAGATGATCCTCGCCGGCGAAATCGCCGACGGCGACCGCGTCGTGATCTCGAGCGAAGGCAATGTGCTGACTTTCAACGGCAAGGTGGCACAGACCGCCGAGATCGCGCAGTTCGAAGCGCCGGTGCCGAAGCGTAAGCTGAACTGA
- a CDS encoding SPW repeat protein translates to MENWTNAKFCDVANLILGAVLLLSPWIFGFDSGKVSANANITGLVIAVLAVAALAAFAVWEEWLNLVVGLWALVSPWVLGFQGTTAMTVHVVIGVAVAILAAIELWMMSQIPPRLTTGR, encoded by the coding sequence ATGGAGAACTGGACGAACGCAAAATTCTGTGACGTCGCGAATCTGATCCTTGGTGCGGTTCTTCTGTTATCGCCCTGGATATTTGGGTTCGACAGCGGAAAGGTCTCCGCGAATGCTAATATTACCGGTCTCGTCATCGCGGTCCTTGCGGTCGCGGCACTGGCGGCATTCGCGGTCTGGGAAGAGTGGTTGAACCTCGTCGTCGGACTTTGGGCGCTGGTTTCGCCTTGGGTCTTGGGCTTCCAGGGAACCACCGCGATGACCGTGCATGTGGTGATCGGCGTGGCCGTGGCGATCCTGGCGGCGATCGAACTCTGGATGATGTCCCAGATTCCGCCTCGGCTGACGACAGGCCGTTGA
- a CDS encoding Vgb family protein, translated as MTSKLALWAAVAAIVAGTTVGASAQTYEVTKLVPGSAFHGVHGLGIDKSGRLFAGSVAGAALYEVDRNNGTAKIAVPSPEGMSDDIAFAPDGTMAWTAFLTGDLYSRKGDGPVKKLASGLPGINSLAFRKDGRLYATQVFLGDALYEIDVEGVKPPRKIMEKMGGLNGFEFGPDDMLYGPLWFKGQVAKVDVDKAELSVVADGFKIPAAVNFDSKGNLFVVDTALGQLVRVDPKTGAKKMVAQLKPSLDNLAIDDKDRIFVSNMADNGIQEVDPETGTAKQVIIGKLALPGGIGVVSDGGKDTIYIADVFAYRTVDGATGEVSEPARMHADGVTLEYPMSATAKGDDVLLSSWFTGTVQLIDRKTGKTKEMLHGFKAPHDAVKLGDGSILVNELGSKSLVRASGEHGKDRTAVIGGLEGPVGLAAGSGGAVYLTEAFAGQISKVEANGEKTVIAKDLKGPEGIAVAPDGRLIVAEVGAKRIVSIDPASGAITEIAANLPIGLPAAPGGLPSNIPTGVGVGATGVIYFSSDLENAIYKVVRR; from the coding sequence ATGACGAGCAAGCTTGCCCTTTGGGCGGCGGTTGCGGCGATCGTTGCAGGCACCACGGTCGGCGCCTCGGCGCAGACCTACGAAGTCACCAAGCTGGTTCCGGGATCGGCGTTTCATGGCGTGCACGGGCTCGGGATCGACAAGTCCGGTCGCCTGTTTGCCGGCAGCGTCGCGGGCGCCGCGCTCTACGAGGTCGATCGCAATAACGGCACGGCGAAGATTGCGGTCCCCTCACCGGAAGGTATGTCCGACGACATTGCATTTGCGCCCGATGGCACCATGGCATGGACCGCCTTCCTCACTGGCGATCTCTATTCGCGCAAGGGCGACGGCCCGGTGAAGAAACTCGCCTCCGGCCTTCCCGGCATCAATTCGCTCGCGTTCCGCAAGGACGGACGGCTGTACGCGACGCAGGTGTTTTTGGGCGACGCGCTCTATGAGATCGACGTCGAGGGCGTCAAACCGCCGCGCAAGATCATGGAAAAAATGGGCGGCCTCAACGGTTTTGAATTCGGGCCGGACGACATGCTGTATGGCCCGCTCTGGTTCAAGGGCCAGGTCGCCAAGGTCGACGTCGACAAGGCCGAACTAAGCGTGGTCGCCGACGGCTTCAAGATTCCGGCGGCGGTCAATTTCGATTCCAAGGGCAATCTCTTTGTGGTCGATACCGCGCTCGGCCAGTTGGTGCGGGTCGATCCGAAGACCGGCGCGAAGAAGATGGTGGCCCAGCTCAAGCCCTCGCTCGACAATCTCGCGATCGACGACAAGGACCGCATCTTCGTCTCCAACATGGCAGACAACGGAATCCAGGAGGTCGATCCGGAAACCGGCACTGCCAAGCAGGTCATCATCGGCAAGCTGGCACTGCCCGGCGGCATCGGTGTCGTCTCCGACGGGGGCAAGGATACGATCTACATCGCCGACGTCTTCGCCTACCGCACCGTGGATGGCGCGACCGGCGAGGTCTCCGAACCCGCCCGCATGCATGCCGACGGCGTGACGCTGGAATATCCGATGAGCGCCACCGCCAAGGGCGACGACGTGCTGCTGTCGAGCTGGTTTACCGGCACGGTGCAACTGATCGACCGCAAGACCGGCAAGACCAAGGAGATGCTGCACGGCTTCAAGGCCCCGCATGACGCGGTCAAGCTCGGCGACGGCAGCATTCTCGTAAACGAGCTCGGCAGCAAATCGCTGGTCCGCGCCAGCGGCGAGCACGGCAAGGACCGCACCGCGGTGATCGGCGGGCTCGAGGGACCGGTCGGCCTCGCCGCCGGATCCGGCGGCGCGGTCTATCTGACCGAAGCCTTTGCCGGCCAGATCTCGAAGGTCGAAGCCAACGGCGAAAAGACCGTGATCGCCAAGGACCTCAAGGGCCCCGAGGGCATCGCGGTGGCGCCCGACGGCAGGTTGATCGTGGCAGAGGTCGGCGCCAAGCGGATCGTATCGATTGATCCGGCCAGCGGAGCCATCACCGAGATCGCCGCCAACCTGCCGATCGGATTGCCGGCCGCGCCCGGCGGGTTGCCGAGCAACATCCCGACCGGCGTTGGTGTGGGCGCGACCGGCGTGATCTATTTCTCGTCGGACCTGGAAAATGCGATTTACAAGGTGGTGAGGAGGTAG
- a CDS encoding M23 family metallopeptidase, with protein MSQKAPRGSGYGRETGIIDLGHEPPLSVDGSEAAVIDRRRVSVQWFSGTILTGLCGAALIGGAVFASLDGEMTFAKVPERVEGALRGAFGANDRTATLHKSDRLPPPGESTASRNVVRVSTVTRVGNRDVMRVRPFIRISGNLSMTTSDLSSKIPPFNAQRMLTDVGTTTQAASEDPNNPEAVEPDAEVSFVTKDLATVLPKAKLAAVVALDEVLMRVRDAANWRGSGGVRYTALANAAADAGGADLKLAYATEGNVSDPYAGFETRVVPENVTLLPKTKDQITGGNPSGERIHVVKKGDSIASILRDQGATPDEARAVALTLGARGRDGGLKEGQKIRILMAPSGLGPAARLQPYRVVVANDTTVEAVAALSDVGKYVAVDVQSMNTVAEAATGKDDDDDDEDDGSGVRLYQSIYETALRNKVPAAVIEDMVRIYSYDVDFQRKVQPGDSFDVFFAGDDESTATTEKPEVQFASLTVGGETKKYYRFQTTDDSVVDFYDETGKSAKKFLVRKPVNNAIMRSGFGGRRHPILGYTKMHTGVDWATPYGTPIFASGNGVVEKVGWEGGYGKYVRLKHNNGYETAYGHMSAFAKGMEPGKRVRQGQVIGFVGSTGMSTGAHVHYEILVNGRFVDPMRVKLPRGRSLEGAMMANFEKERDRLDTQMNTRGGARVVSDATGATGAPQTRSISNR; from the coding sequence TTGAGCCAGAAGGCGCCACGCGGGAGCGGCTATGGACGCGAGACCGGGATCATCGATCTCGGTCACGAGCCGCCACTTTCCGTCGATGGCTCCGAGGCTGCGGTGATCGATCGCCGCCGTGTCTCCGTACAATGGTTTAGCGGCACTATTCTGACCGGTCTGTGCGGCGCGGCCCTCATCGGCGGCGCCGTTTTTGCGTCGCTCGACGGCGAAATGACCTTTGCCAAGGTGCCTGAGCGCGTCGAAGGCGCGCTGCGCGGCGCATTCGGCGCCAATGATCGCACCGCCACCCTGCACAAGAGCGACCGCCTGCCGCCGCCAGGCGAATCCACCGCCTCGCGCAACGTGGTGCGGGTTTCCACCGTCACCCGCGTCGGCAACCGCGACGTGATGCGGGTGCGGCCGTTCATCCGCATCTCCGGCAACCTGTCGATGACGACGAGCGATCTCAGCTCAAAAATCCCGCCGTTCAACGCCCAGCGCATGTTGACCGATGTCGGCACCACGACCCAGGCCGCCTCCGAGGATCCGAACAATCCCGAAGCCGTCGAACCCGACGCCGAGGTTTCCTTCGTGACCAAGGACCTCGCAACGGTGCTGCCGAAGGCGAAACTCGCCGCCGTGGTCGCGCTCGATGAGGTCCTGATGCGGGTACGGGATGCCGCGAACTGGCGCGGCTCGGGCGGCGTCCGCTACACGGCGCTGGCCAATGCTGCGGCCGACGCCGGCGGCGCCGATCTCAAGCTCGCCTATGCTACCGAGGGCAACGTTTCCGATCCCTATGCCGGCTTTGAAACCCGTGTGGTGCCGGAAAACGTTACCCTGCTGCCGAAGACCAAGGACCAGATCACCGGCGGCAACCCGTCCGGCGAACGCATTCACGTCGTGAAGAAGGGCGACAGCATCGCCTCGATCCTGCGCGACCAGGGCGCGACACCTGATGAGGCCAGAGCGGTCGCGTTGACCCTTGGCGCGCGCGGCCGCGACGGCGGCCTGAAGGAAGGCCAGAAGATCCGCATCCTGATGGCGCCCTCGGGGCTCGGCCCCGCCGCCCGACTGCAGCCCTATCGCGTGGTCGTCGCCAACGACACCACCGTCGAGGCCGTGGCCGCACTGTCGGACGTCGGCAAATACGTCGCCGTCGACGTGCAGAGCATGAATACCGTCGCCGAGGCCGCCACCGGCAAGGATGACGACGACGACGATGAAGATGACGGCAGCGGCGTCCGGCTCTACCAGAGCATCTACGAGACCGCCCTGCGCAACAAGGTGCCGGCCGCCGTGATCGAGGACATGGTCCGCATCTATTCCTACGACGTCGACTTCCAGCGCAAGGTGCAGCCGGGCGACTCCTTCGACGTATTCTTCGCCGGCGACGACGAAAGCACCGCCACCACTGAAAAACCTGAGGTGCAGTTCGCCTCGCTCACCGTCGGCGGCGAGACCAAGAAATATTATCGCTTCCAGACCACCGATGATTCCGTCGTCGACTTTTACGACGAGACCGGCAAAAGCGCGAAGAAGTTCCTGGTGCGCAAACCCGTCAACAACGCGATCATGCGTTCGGGCTTCGGCGGCCGCCGCCATCCGATCCTCGGCTATACCAAGATGCACACCGGCGTGGACTGGGCGACCCCCTACGGCACGCCGATTTTCGCCTCCGGCAACGGCGTGGTCGAGAAGGTCGGCTGGGAAGGCGGCTACGGCAAATATGTCCGACTGAAACACAACAACGGCTACGAGACCGCCTATGGCCACATGTCGGCGTTCGCCAAGGGCATGGAGCCCGGCAAGCGCGTGCGCCAGGGCCAGGTGATCGGCTTCGTCGGATCGACGGGCATGTCGACCGGCGCCCACGTCCACTACGAAATCCTGGTCAACGGCCGCTTCGTCGATCCGATGCGCGTCAAGCTGCCGCGCGGCCGTTCGCTCGAAGGTGCGATGATGGCGAACTTCGAAAAAGAGCGCGACCGCCTCGATACCCAGATGAACACCCGCGGCGGCGCGCGCGTCGTTTCCGACGCCACCGGCGCCACCGGCGCTCCGCAAACTCGATCGATCAGCAACCGCTGA